One genomic region from Bubalus bubalis isolate 160015118507 breed Murrah chromosome 12, NDDB_SH_1, whole genome shotgun sequence encodes:
- the IL1RL1 gene encoding interleukin-1 receptor-like 1 isoform X1, with amino-acid sequence MRLWVSVILTALIPSTSARFSRPFLGLENEALIVTCPRQEKYPYPVDWYYSKTNKSISTQRGNRIVASGKCLKFLPAKVSDSGFYTCIVRRPTSNKTGYVNVTIFEKQPDCNIPDYLIYSTTSGSEKNSLIFCPTINRYNWTQPVEWFKNCEVLQGPRYLAHKSFLLIDDATNKDTGDYTCKFIHNEYGVKYIVTATKSFTVTEEQGFSLPPVIIAPPQNEIKEVEIGKPINITCLACFGKGPQVMAEAFWRVNGSEVTNFGETRIQAMQEQTQSNELTCRNTVLRIEDVKEEDLTSKYDCLAMNFHGFITHTITLRRKNPMDQQSTYYMLAGFTLLLLLINALVIILKVFWIEIILFWRDIVKPSKTRNDGKIYDAYVIYPRSCKNSPEGASSVEYFVHQILPDVLENKCGYNLCIYGRDLLPGQDVASAVETSIRMSRRHLFILTPEIVHSKEFTYEREIALHSALIQQDSKAILIEMEALCPPGGLQFEELQDSLKHLIKVQGTIKWREDHVANKRSLNSKFWKHVRYHMPPVPSRLPRKTPSLASLSAQG; translated from the exons ATGAGACTTTGGGTCTCGGTAATTCTAACAGCTCTCATACCTTCCACATCAGCTAGGTTTA gCAGACCATTTTTGGGCCTGGAAAATGAGGCTTTAATTGTGACATGTCCCAGACAAGAAAAATATCCATACCCTGTGGACTGGTATTACTCAAAAACCAACAAAAGTATTTCTACCCAGAGAGGAAATCGGATAGTTGCCTCAGGGAAGTGTCTCAAGTTTCTCCCAGCCAAAGTCAGCGACTCGGGATTTTATACCTGCATTGTCAGACG TCCTACCTCCAATAAGACTGGATATGTGAATGTCACCATTTTTGAAAAACAACCAGATTGCAATATTCCAGATTATCTGATATATTCAACAACATCTGGATCAGAAAAAAATTCCCTAATATTTTGTCCTACAATTAACCGCTACAATTGGACACAGCCTGTTGAGTGGTTTAAG AACTGTGAAGTTCTCCAAGGACCAAGGTACCTGGCACACAAGTCGTTCTTGCTGATTGACGATGCAACCAACAAGGATACTGGTGATTATACATGTAAATTTATACACAACGAATATGGAGTCAAATATATTGTAACAGCAACCAAATCATTCACAGTTACTG AGGAGCAGGGCTTTTCTTTGCCTCCTGTAATTATAGCGCCTCCACAAAACGAAATAAAGGAAGTGGAAATTG GAAAACCAATAAACATAACGTGCTTGGCTTGCTTTGGGAAAGGCCCTCAGGTCATGGCTGAGGCCTTCTGGCGGGTGAACGGAAGTGAGGTTACGAACTTTGGTGAAACGAGAATACAAGCGATGCAGGAGCAAACgcaaag CAATGAGCTGACTTGCCGAAACACCGTTTTAAGAATAGAGGATGTAAAAGAAGAGGATTTGACATCGAAGTATGACTGTCTGGCCATGAATTTCCACGGCTTCATCACGCACACTATAACACTAAGGAGGAAAAATCCAA TGGATCAACAAAGTACCTACTACATGCTTGCAGGATTTAccctattattattactaatcaATGCCTTGGTGATAATTCTAAAAGTGTTCTGGATTGAGATTATTCTGTTCTGGAGAGACATAGTTAAACCTTCCAAAACTAGGAACG ATGGGAAGATCTATGATGCTTATGTGATCTATCCACGAAGCTGCAAAAACAGTCCAGAGGGGGCCAGCTCTGTGGAGTACTTTGTTCACCAGATTCTGCCCGATGTTCTTGAAAATAAATGTGGTTACAACTTATGCATCTATGGGAGAGACCTGCTTCCTGGACAAG ATGTAGCCAGCGCAGTGGAAACCAGCATCCGGATGAGCAGGCGGCACCTCTTCATCCTCACTCCCGAGATCGTGCACAGCAAGGAGTTCACCTACGAGCGGGAGATCGCCTTGCACAGCGCCCTCATTCAGCAGGACTCCAAGGCCATCCTCATTGAAATGGAGGCTCTGTGCCCGCCTGGCGGCCTGCAGTTTGAGGAGCTTCAGGACTCCCTTAAGCATCTCATCAAAGTGCAGGGGACCATCAAGTGGAGGGAGGACCATGTGGCCAACAAGCGGTCCCTGAATTCCAAGTTCTGGAAACATGTAAGGTACCACATGCCACCGGTGCCAAGCCGACTTCCCAGGAAAACTCCAAGCTTGGCATCCTTGAGTGCCCAGGGGTAG
- the IL1RL1 gene encoding interleukin-1 receptor-like 1 isoform X3, with amino-acid sequence MSQTRKISIPCGLVLLKNQQKYFYPERKSDSCLREVSQVSPSQSQRLGILYLHCQTNCEVLQGPRYLAHKSFLLIDDATNKDTGDYTCKFIHNEYGVKYIVTATKSFTVTEEQGFSLPPVIIAPPQNEIKEVEIGKPINITCLACFGKGPQVMAEAFWRVNGSEVTNFGETRIQAMQEQTQSNELTCRNTVLRIEDVKEEDLTSKYDCLAMNFHGFITHTITLRRKNPMDQQSTYYMLAGFTLLLLLINALVIILKVFWIEIILFWRDIVKPSKTRNDGKIYDAYVIYPRSCKNSPEGASSVEYFVHQILPDVLENKCGYNLCIYGRDLLPGQDVASAVETSIRMSRRHLFILTPEIVHSKEFTYEREIALHSALIQQDSKAILIEMEALCPPGGLQFEELQDSLKHLIKVQGTIKWREDHVANKRSLNSKFWKHVRYHMPPVPSRLPRKTPSLASLSAQG; translated from the exons ATGTCCCAGACAAGAAAAATATCCATACCCTGTGGACTGGTATTACTCAAAAACCAACAAAAGTATTTCTACCCAGAGAGGAAATCGGATAGTTGCCTCAGGGAAGTGTCTCAAGTTTCTCCCAGCCAAAGTCAGCGACTCGGGATTTTATACCTGCATTGTCAGACG AACTGTGAAGTTCTCCAAGGACCAAGGTACCTGGCACACAAGTCGTTCTTGCTGATTGACGATGCAACCAACAAGGATACTGGTGATTATACATGTAAATTTATACACAACGAATATGGAGTCAAATATATTGTAACAGCAACCAAATCATTCACAGTTACTG AGGAGCAGGGCTTTTCTTTGCCTCCTGTAATTATAGCGCCTCCACAAAACGAAATAAAGGAAGTGGAAATTG GAAAACCAATAAACATAACGTGCTTGGCTTGCTTTGGGAAAGGCCCTCAGGTCATGGCTGAGGCCTTCTGGCGGGTGAACGGAAGTGAGGTTACGAACTTTGGTGAAACGAGAATACAAGCGATGCAGGAGCAAACgcaaag CAATGAGCTGACTTGCCGAAACACCGTTTTAAGAATAGAGGATGTAAAAGAAGAGGATTTGACATCGAAGTATGACTGTCTGGCCATGAATTTCCACGGCTTCATCACGCACACTATAACACTAAGGAGGAAAAATCCAA TGGATCAACAAAGTACCTACTACATGCTTGCAGGATTTAccctattattattactaatcaATGCCTTGGTGATAATTCTAAAAGTGTTCTGGATTGAGATTATTCTGTTCTGGAGAGACATAGTTAAACCTTCCAAAACTAGGAACG ATGGGAAGATCTATGATGCTTATGTGATCTATCCACGAAGCTGCAAAAACAGTCCAGAGGGGGCCAGCTCTGTGGAGTACTTTGTTCACCAGATTCTGCCCGATGTTCTTGAAAATAAATGTGGTTACAACTTATGCATCTATGGGAGAGACCTGCTTCCTGGACAAG ATGTAGCCAGCGCAGTGGAAACCAGCATCCGGATGAGCAGGCGGCACCTCTTCATCCTCACTCCCGAGATCGTGCACAGCAAGGAGTTCACCTACGAGCGGGAGATCGCCTTGCACAGCGCCCTCATTCAGCAGGACTCCAAGGCCATCCTCATTGAAATGGAGGCTCTGTGCCCGCCTGGCGGCCTGCAGTTTGAGGAGCTTCAGGACTCCCTTAAGCATCTCATCAAAGTGCAGGGGACCATCAAGTGGAGGGAGGACCATGTGGCCAACAAGCGGTCCCTGAATTCCAAGTTCTGGAAACATGTAAGGTACCACATGCCACCGGTGCCAAGCCGACTTCCCAGGAAAACTCCAAGCTTGGCATCCTTGAGTGCCCAGGGGTAG
- the IL1RL1 gene encoding interleukin-1 receptor-like 1 isoform X2, producing MVKFSPTSNKTGYVNVTIFEKQPDCNIPDYLIYSTTSGSEKNSLIFCPTINRYNWTQPVEWFKNCEVLQGPRYLAHKSFLLIDDATNKDTGDYTCKFIHNEYGVKYIVTATKSFTVTEEQGFSLPPVIIAPPQNEIKEVEIGKPINITCLACFGKGPQVMAEAFWRVNGSEVTNFGETRIQAMQEQTQSNELTCRNTVLRIEDVKEEDLTSKYDCLAMNFHGFITHTITLRRKNPMDQQSTYYMLAGFTLLLLLINALVIILKVFWIEIILFWRDIVKPSKTRNDGKIYDAYVIYPRSCKNSPEGASSVEYFVHQILPDVLENKCGYNLCIYGRDLLPGQDVASAVETSIRMSRRHLFILTPEIVHSKEFTYEREIALHSALIQQDSKAILIEMEALCPPGGLQFEELQDSLKHLIKVQGTIKWREDHVANKRSLNSKFWKHVRYHMPPVPSRLPRKTPSLASLSAQG from the exons ATGGTGAAGTTCAG TCCTACCTCCAATAAGACTGGATATGTGAATGTCACCATTTTTGAAAAACAACCAGATTGCAATATTCCAGATTATCTGATATATTCAACAACATCTGGATCAGAAAAAAATTCCCTAATATTTTGTCCTACAATTAACCGCTACAATTGGACACAGCCTGTTGAGTGGTTTAAG AACTGTGAAGTTCTCCAAGGACCAAGGTACCTGGCACACAAGTCGTTCTTGCTGATTGACGATGCAACCAACAAGGATACTGGTGATTATACATGTAAATTTATACACAACGAATATGGAGTCAAATATATTGTAACAGCAACCAAATCATTCACAGTTACTG AGGAGCAGGGCTTTTCTTTGCCTCCTGTAATTATAGCGCCTCCACAAAACGAAATAAAGGAAGTGGAAATTG GAAAACCAATAAACATAACGTGCTTGGCTTGCTTTGGGAAAGGCCCTCAGGTCATGGCTGAGGCCTTCTGGCGGGTGAACGGAAGTGAGGTTACGAACTTTGGTGAAACGAGAATACAAGCGATGCAGGAGCAAACgcaaag CAATGAGCTGACTTGCCGAAACACCGTTTTAAGAATAGAGGATGTAAAAGAAGAGGATTTGACATCGAAGTATGACTGTCTGGCCATGAATTTCCACGGCTTCATCACGCACACTATAACACTAAGGAGGAAAAATCCAA TGGATCAACAAAGTACCTACTACATGCTTGCAGGATTTAccctattattattactaatcaATGCCTTGGTGATAATTCTAAAAGTGTTCTGGATTGAGATTATTCTGTTCTGGAGAGACATAGTTAAACCTTCCAAAACTAGGAACG ATGGGAAGATCTATGATGCTTATGTGATCTATCCACGAAGCTGCAAAAACAGTCCAGAGGGGGCCAGCTCTGTGGAGTACTTTGTTCACCAGATTCTGCCCGATGTTCTTGAAAATAAATGTGGTTACAACTTATGCATCTATGGGAGAGACCTGCTTCCTGGACAAG ATGTAGCCAGCGCAGTGGAAACCAGCATCCGGATGAGCAGGCGGCACCTCTTCATCCTCACTCCCGAGATCGTGCACAGCAAGGAGTTCACCTACGAGCGGGAGATCGCCTTGCACAGCGCCCTCATTCAGCAGGACTCCAAGGCCATCCTCATTGAAATGGAGGCTCTGTGCCCGCCTGGCGGCCTGCAGTTTGAGGAGCTTCAGGACTCCCTTAAGCATCTCATCAAAGTGCAGGGGACCATCAAGTGGAGGGAGGACCATGTGGCCAACAAGCGGTCCCTGAATTCCAAGTTCTGGAAACATGTAAGGTACCACATGCCACCGGTGCCAAGCCGACTTCCCAGGAAAACTCCAAGCTTGGCATCCTTGAGTGCCCAGGGGTAG